From Daucus carota subsp. sativus chromosome 6, DH1 v3.0, whole genome shotgun sequence, the proteins below share one genomic window:
- the LOC108226522 gene encoding GDSL esterase/lipase At1g29670, with translation MAAINLLPPILFISLCFSFLLFSSFYPHQIFGNAEKTGDENNSIRGMFVFGSSLVDNGNNNFLQNLAKADYLPYGIDFPLGPSGRFTNGKNIIDLLGDQLKFPAFIPAFTDPSTKGNRTLLGVNFASGGSGILDDTGSIAGEVMSLNEQIKKFEEVTLPEMENQLESSSRESLSKYLFVIGSGGNDYTLNYFFTKSQANISVQAFSANLTSTLFTQLKKLYNLGARKFVLMSLYPLGCSPGTISASAQPQRKGCNQYLNEAAHIFNTNLRSLVNDSRTEMPGSDLVIVNAYKIVRDIIKNPALKGFTDATQPCCHVPSLEEGGNGISCKRGGSTCEDRSKHVYFDGLHPTEAVNVVLATKAFASNSTTEVYPFNIRELAQIQGHYL, from the exons ATGGCTGCAATCAATCTCCTTCCTCCAATCCTTTTCATCTCTTTATGTTTTAGTTTCCTCCTTTTTTCGAGTTTTTATCCACACCAAATTTTCGGCAATGCAGAAAAGACAGGAGATGAAAATAATAGTATTAGAGGAATGTTTGTGTTTGGGAGCTCTTTGGTTGACAATGGCAACAACAACTTTCTGCAGAACTTGGCTAAAGCTGATTACTTGCCTTATGGCATAGATTTTCCACTTGGTCCTTCTGGCAGGTTTACTAATGGAAAAAATATCATCGATCTTCTCGGAGACCAGCTTAAATTTCCAGCATTCATTCCGGCCTTCACTGATCCGTCTACCAAGGGAAATCGGACACTTCTTGGTGTCAACTTTGCATCCGGTGGCTCTGGAATCCTCGACGATACTGGCTCCATAGCG GGAGAAGTGATGAGTTTGAATGAGCAGATCAAGAAATTCGAGGAAGTCACATTGCCGGAGATGGAGAATCAGCTGGAGAGCAGCAGCAGAGAGTCATTATCCAAGTACTTGTTTGTAATTGGAAGCGGAGGAAACGACTAcactttgaattattttttcactAAATCACAAGCTAATATCAGTGTTCAAGCATTCAGCGCGAATCTCACTAGTACTCTCTTTACTCAACTCAAG AAGCTGTACAATTTGGGGGCACGGAAGTTTGTACTCATGTCTTTATACCCGCTAGGCTGCAGCCCCGGAACCATTTCTGCGTCCGCACAGCCACAGAGGAAGGGCTGCAACCAGTACCTTAATGAAGCTGCTCATATTTTCAATACCAACTTAAGATCCTTGGTAAATGACAGTAGGACAGAAATGCCTGGTTCCGACCTTGTTATTGTCAATGCATACAAAATCGTTCGAGATATAATTAAAAACCCTGCTTTAAAAG GTTTTACTGACGCGACACAACCTTGCTGCCACGTGCCATCGTTGGAAGAAGGGGGCAACGGAATTTCATGCAAGAGAGGAGGATCAACATGTGAAGATAGGAGCAAGCATGTGTATTTCGATGGTTTGCATCCAACAGAAGCTGTGAATGTTGTGCTAGCTACAAAGGCTTTTGCTTCCAATTCCACAACTGAAGTTTATCCTTTCAACATCAGGGAGCTAGCTCAAATTCAGGGTCATTACCTCTGA